The proteins below are encoded in one region of Caballeronia sp. SL2Y3:
- the shc gene encoding squalene--hopene cyclase — protein sequence MNDLSLSAVGAPASHAALDHAVTHATDALLAAQFPEGYWLYELEADATIPAEYVLLVHYLGETADDKLEAKIGRYLRRIQREDGGWPLFTDGAMDVSATVKAYFALKMIGDSPDAEHMQRARRAILAAGGAEKVNVFTRILLALFGVVSWRAVPMMPVEIMRLPMWFPFHLSKVSYWARTVIVPLLVLNAKRPVARNPRGVRIDEVFTDAPVNTGMPERAGHQSRGWFTFFRMVDTVLRATDSAFPKAGRERAIAEAVRFVDERLNGEDGLGAIFPAMANAVMMYDVLGYPPEHPNRAIARKSVDKLLVIDEADDGEAYCQPCLSPVWDTSLAAHALLETGMPKARAAVARGLEWLRPLQILDVRGDWISRRPNVRPGGWAFQFANPHYPDVDDTAVVAMAMERAGRENGTPMFDEAISRAREWVVGMQSSDGGWGAFEPENTQYYLNNIPFSDHGALLDPPTVDVSARCLSMLAQLGETAANSEPARRAFDYIVRNQERDGSWYGRWGMNYVYGTWSALCALNAAGVAPTDSRMKRGAEWLIGVQNADGGWGEDGESYKLDYRGYEQAPSTASQTAWALLGLMAAGLVEHPAVARGIEYLIRTQQAHGLWDETRFTATGFPRVFYLRYHGYRKFFPLWALARYRNLTREGETRVTAGM from the coding sequence ATGAACGATTTATCCCTGTCGGCCGTGGGCGCGCCGGCGTCGCATGCCGCGCTGGACCACGCCGTCACCCACGCTACGGACGCGCTGCTCGCGGCGCAGTTTCCCGAAGGCTACTGGCTCTACGAACTCGAAGCCGACGCAACGATTCCCGCCGAATACGTGCTGCTCGTCCATTACCTCGGCGAGACGGCTGACGACAAGCTGGAAGCGAAGATCGGCCGCTATCTGCGCCGCATTCAGCGCGAAGACGGCGGCTGGCCGCTTTTCACGGACGGCGCGATGGACGTTTCCGCGACCGTGAAGGCGTACTTCGCGCTGAAGATGATCGGCGATTCGCCCGATGCCGAGCACATGCAGCGCGCGCGCCGCGCGATTCTCGCGGCGGGCGGCGCGGAGAAGGTGAACGTCTTCACGCGCATTTTGCTGGCGCTCTTCGGCGTGGTGTCGTGGCGCGCGGTGCCGATGATGCCCGTCGAAATCATGCGGCTGCCGATGTGGTTTCCGTTCCACCTGTCGAAGGTGTCGTACTGGGCGCGCACGGTGATCGTGCCGCTGCTCGTGCTGAACGCGAAGCGGCCGGTGGCGCGCAATCCGCGCGGCGTGCGCATCGACGAAGTCTTCACCGACGCGCCCGTGAACACCGGCATGCCGGAGCGCGCGGGGCATCAGAGCCGCGGCTGGTTCACCTTCTTCCGCATGGTCGATACCGTGCTGCGCGCAACCGACAGCGCCTTCCCGAAAGCCGGCCGCGAGCGCGCGATCGCCGAGGCGGTGCGCTTCGTCGACGAGCGGCTGAACGGCGAAGACGGCCTCGGCGCGATTTTCCCGGCCATGGCGAACGCCGTGATGATGTACGACGTGCTCGGCTATCCGCCCGAGCATCCGAACCGCGCGATCGCGCGCAAGTCGGTCGACAAGCTGCTCGTCATCGACGAAGCGGACGACGGCGAGGCGTACTGCCAGCCGTGTCTGTCGCCCGTTTGGGACACGTCGCTCGCTGCGCACGCGTTGCTCGAAACCGGCATGCCGAAGGCGCGCGCCGCCGTCGCACGCGGGCTCGAATGGCTGCGGCCGTTGCAGATTCTCGACGTGCGCGGCGACTGGATCTCGCGCCGTCCGAACGTGCGGCCGGGCGGCTGGGCGTTCCAGTTCGCAAACCCGCACTATCCGGATGTCGACGACACCGCCGTCGTCGCGATGGCGATGGAACGCGCGGGCCGCGAGAACGGCACCCCGATGTTCGACGAGGCGATTTCCCGCGCGCGCGAATGGGTCGTCGGCATGCAGAGCAGCGACGGCGGCTGGGGCGCGTTCGAACCGGAAAACACGCAGTATTACCTGAACAACATCCCGTTCTCGGACCACGGCGCGCTGCTCGATCCGCCGACCGTCGACGTATCCGCCCGCTGTCTTTCGATGCTCGCGCAACTCGGCGAAACGGCCGCGAACAGCGAGCCGGCGCGCCGCGCGTTCGACTACATCGTGAGAAATCAGGAGCGCGACGGAAGCTGGTACGGGCGCTGGGGCATGAACTACGTGTACGGCACGTGGTCGGCGCTTTGCGCGCTCAACGCGGCGGGCGTCGCGCCAACGGATTCGCGCATGAAGCGCGGCGCGGAATGGCTCATCGGCGTTCAGAACGCGGACGGCGGCTGGGGCGAGGACGGCGAGAGCTACAAGCTCGACTATCGCGGCTACGAACAGGCGCCGAGCACGGCGTCGCAGACGGCGTGGGCGCTGCTCGGGCTGATGGCGGCGGGGCTCGTCGAACATCCGGCGGTCGCGCGAGGCATCGAGTATCTGATCCGGACGCAGCAGGCGCACGGCCTCTGGGACGAAACGCGCTTCACCGCGACGGGCTTTCCGCGCGTGTTCTATCTGCGCTATCACGGCTATCGCAAGTTCTTCCCGTTGTGGGCGCTCGCGCGCTACCGCAACCTGACGCGCGAAGGCGAAACGCGCGTGACGGCGGGCATGTGA